In Drosophila busckii strain San Diego stock center, stock number 13000-0081.31 chromosome 3R, ASM1175060v1, whole genome shotgun sequence, the sequence tgttgctgcgtTGGCTGCACACCACCGGGTGGTTGCATTGGATCCGTCTTGGGCGGTTGCTTCGACCCAAATAGACCACCGGTGGCAGCCGAAGTAGCACCAGAGAGCAGGCTAGTCGCGCCGGAAAAGAGGCCGCCCGTTGGCGCCTGCGTCGTCACaggcacttgctgctgctgacccaTACCCATTTGTCCCATCTGTCCCATTTGTCCCATTCCACCCATGcccatttgctgctgttgttgttgctgctgctgcggtgtTTGTCCCATCATGCCGCCCATTGACTGCTGACCCATGCCCATCATTCCTTGTTGTCCCATACCCATGTtgttctgttgctgctgtcccATTTGCGTCTGTTGCTGACCgtactgctgttgttgttgttgtagctgctgctgctggcccatATTACCAACGCGGCCGATCatctgcaatttgtttgcgcgGTTCATTGCGCATTGGACAaggcaaaaacacacaaaaaataaaaaagaaaaacaaaacaacaacaagtgttgCCAAGAGTTAGTCAATTGATACCAATTGTATGGGTAGAGTTAATgttcaaaaacaaatgcaactaATCTTTTGAAATAATTGGTAATTTATGTTATAGATAGTTATGGTATAAGTAAATTGAATGTTTGAATCTTTGAGTGGTTCGCATGGAAACTTATTTGCTTGGTTTTTAagattaaagttaaagcgcgcctacaagtttttgttttttttttatttgtttttggttagttttagttaattgCAACTACTAAGTATAAGTAAGTACTACAACTAATTGTAATCGCATATACGAGTATGTAGGTATATGTTTATGTGCTTAATGTAAGAATACCTCAAATGACCCTAATGGCTCACATGGTTGGACGCTTCAAGTTTATTTTCAGCGGAAATTGGCAAGCTCGAGTCAATCAACAACACTCTAGTTAATAAGCTAgagcatttgaattttatgtaGAACTAGCAACGTTTCATAGCCGATTTCAACTGAAAATATTATGCCTCCAAGATCTACACTGAAAACAACTCGCATACAACTTGCAATtgaaactaaacaaaatgaaacacaaatcaaaaaaccacaaaaaataacttaatatatattatattttatgtaagcACTAGGGTTATACACTAagtattgtgtgtgtttgtatctgCAAAATGACAGCCTAAcgcaaaatttcaaaaattgtctgcaaatgtttttttttaggttaAAGCAACAGATTGAAAGGgtctacaaaatatatttataggaCTATAAATGAatgacataaataatttagtaagaaataataaatgaaaaacaatgtttttattaataatacacATACAGTGAACCACATAGAAATTTGTACACATTACATCCAATATATTCCATATAGTAGTAATAGttatatcaataaatatattattaagtagcgtatacgcaataaatatatacgaaatgaatagcttaaaattataacaaagtatacatatattttttagtaatgtgtaattgttgtttattttattagtttagcagctgtttttttcattgtttttggtATTGgtaaataaagcttaaaacaTAAAAGACAGCAGTTTAagattgaaatttataaacaataaagtaagtaaacataaataaatgaaatgcttaaTCGAATGTGAATGATATGTGCTGTAggaactgttgttgttgttgctgctattgtctCATTTATAAGCTTTTCAACTCAATGCAAACAACTGAGAGCGAGCCGCAGCTTAACAGCGGCTAAGCCGATCAGCGCTGTTAAGTCTcaacagcgcgctgttaagTTGCAAGCCTACAGCTCGCTGCATGCATTGAGTTTGTTTTGGccgcaatgcaaatgcaatttacagATTATAATTATACACAACGTTCTATAACGCTATTtgtctatgtatatgtatatatgtttgtatgtatgttatacACTCTACACACAGTGCAAACTATGCAGGTTGAGATATGAGGTTATTTCAAAggttttgctttagttttgcttttatacagTTTGGTATGCAAgtaagttgctgttgtagcgGTTCTATAAACATGTTGCTAGCTATACATATTAGTTTCGTTCTGGTACTGTAAGCGTTTTAATGGAGATCAGAGAGCATACGACATATACACTTGTGTGTGTAGCATATATATTGGCATGAGTTATGATTATacaatgataatgataatgaagACAAAGGGGAGAGCAGTTTATGAAGCATATTTATACAGTTGATGACTGCACTAATATTGGAACAGTAGCGAATCagctatgtatatgtgtgtatatatcaCAGTTGTATGTTTTGTAGTATATTTGAGTTATATAGAACCGAAACCAAATGAGTGACAGAGATAGCAGTTTAGTTTTAGctgtagtagtagttgttattgtagtagtattagtaataacaataataatagtagtaaaagtatttttgtagctgttgttatagcgtattttttttttatatagtatagtatatttataaatttctcattttctttgcttttttaaattcctttttttttgtttttctttagtatttatttcaaaacagaaaacaaaacgaaaacaaaaagagaaagagtATTTACCTGCGTTTGGTGATCGGGGGCAGGGTGGCCCGTGTTGTCTAACAGTGTAGGGGAAGCAGGGCGAGCATCTATAGCAACGAATATAACATAAAGACTTCACATTTACCACAGCAGAccattacaaaaaattattttgaaagtAGTTGTAGTAGTAAGTAAACTCAAAAACTTTAATAAccaaaatgataaaaaaacacaaaaaccaaattgtaataaattcaaacCAAACTTTTGAAttcttaattgaattttgtctCAAAGTTCTCACAAAAAGGAGAGAGAAAAGAGGGCTAGCGCGAGAGGAAGAGAGAGTTGAAGTTACAGCTGCCTGTAAAAGTTATTTGTTTCACATTTGAGTCTTGACATAAGCCACCGctgtttaaatacaaaaaagaatataaaactcaaaggaagcaattgaaaattgatatTAACCCATaagaaatgaaagcaaacaTATTCAAGAGGGGGGCAtggtatttataaaaattgttgtaattgttgtgaAAAAACGTTTTGTGAGCAACACAATAGAAAACGTTAAAAGTTCAATTGATCGCTAGGCAAACGAGCACTGGCAAGAGAGAgttgtaaattttgtatgctaaattgaatatttgttttaaatagttatttaaatacataagtatatagtaTTTCAATTGTGATTAGTTTATATTACCTTTTGCGTTTGATTGCTGGtcttaagcaaaaagtaaacctaattattgcttttgatattatttttgttttttatataggATAGATATAGTTATGAATAGTAAAACTTTGCTGAGGCACACTTTAAGGCCAGTTTAGTATTTAGATATGCATATTgggaaatattattttaaaaatctttataGTAGTATTTTACATATGGaagatttacataaattacaaGATATTATTGCTcgtatatataagtaaatatatatatttttgtatgtgctTAAAGCCCTTgcgatgttgttgtttttgttgtcatatatatctaaattaacattaacaaaattaattaacatatttaactGGGCTAACTAGCAAACAAACCATAGAATAAtgatagagcgagagcaagagagagagagagagagcaacattCAAAAACAGGTAGGAAAGTtgaaaaaacatttataataagcaacgtactaaaaaattaacaaaacaatactaaacaatataaataaatggtATTGAgatcagcagcaaattgtttataggAAGACCTTTTTATGCACAAAGACATATAGTTTAGGGAATTTTGGTTcgttaacatttattttttatatacaacattCTTGGTCAgagaatatataaattttcacaaatcCCCTGCTATTGTACATGGGTATTTCATAGGTGAGAGACAACTAGGGAGTTATAGTTCATTCGACAATCATGTGCAAGAAACTATTTcgtttttatgcaaattaaacacaaaataaataaacacacaaatcATACAAAGAACTAAACATTAAATGAATTGGAAGttagttttagttagttagGCTTAGCATGCAAGAGACCAACTAGTAATTAGTTTATCAAGGCTATGGGAAAATTACGCAAGACAAGAGACACAAGGACATGAGACAAAAGACACGCATAATGTGAGCagagcattaaataaaattaagttaataaattaagatttaaatataaattaatatatgtgtatacaacaacaagaacaacaactatgttatatatatatatgttttgtatataaatttgttttgtttacaaaaaaaaaaaactgattatttgtaaaaaattggtgcgaaaattatacaattttatacaaGGTTAAAActattgaaatgaaattttgaaGTATATAAGTATTAtagaaaaatttacaaaaatatctGCGGAGTTGtaaagaaattatttgaaattagcGGCGTTTTGAAAAAACAGTATAAGAGTTGTTTGTCTGTAACTGTAATAAAACTGTTATATTTGGAAATTTTGCGAAAGAGCAAGATAGCAAGAGTAGTTAGAGCGAaatagagagagtgaaagattTTCGTTTCTTTGTGATTGCTATTTGTATTGTTCTCATGTAATTCCAAGAACTATTATTATAAcggtttgttttttgttgaaaaaaaTACCAACACAAGGTTTACGTATATAAgatttgctatatatagtatatatgtatataaatcaaccttttttttgcttatgtaTAGTCTGAAAAACCCTTAATAGCTTATATAATGTTAGAATGTATTTGTTGAGATTTGCTTTgagaattgcaattaaattgagagTTTAAATCAAATGATAAGTAAATGAAAAGAGTAAAAACCTGAAATTGTTTGACGTTCAAgtagtttagtttattatatatatataagtacttatgtaaacaaatcaaaagtgtaaacaaataataaaaataataaacaacagaaaaatatgcaagaaaaattataaaagtctTGAGCGCTTTAATCTTCACATAGCCTACTTACTTTTGCCGACAGCACCACGTTGCCCAGCCCCGCCAGGCATCATATTATCCcttggcggcggcggaggTCCTCGAGCGCCAGGTCCCTGACCCCTGCCCCGCTGGGTGGCGCCACCACGACCAGCAACGCCGCCGGCTGCCTGATTGTTATACTGATCGGGCGCATCGGCAAGGAAATTGGATGGCACCAACCCACGCACGCCATCCAGCTCGCCCATGTAGAAACCATCTTCATCCATATCACCATAAACGAGTATGATCTCGCCCGTCTTAAAGCACAACTCCACTTGCTGCAATGCCAGCTACATAAGTAATAGTATCAGCCTAGTCGAGCCACACGAGCTGCTTACCTCGGCGTCCACATTGGGACTAAGCTCCTGCGGATCGTAGTCGTAGAGCGCTATCATGCGCTTCACCGGCATGTTGGCATAGATGTCGCCCCAGCGATCGCGACTTACATTGCGCATGCTCTGCTGCGGAGCACCCTGACCGGGCATCACTTGAGCTGTGCCGCCGGTCTGTGCGCCCATCTGACCGCCGCCTGTAATCTGTGCGGCGGTGTCCTCCACCTCGCTGACCATATTGTGTGGCACGTAGCCGCGACGTCCGCGCAGCTCGCCCCAGTAAAAGCCATCCGCATCCTTATCACCAAACACCTAAAGTGTTTGAgatgcaaacaaaaagtgaGCAACAAGTATACGCACTGTAGTGCAAATGTAAGTGTATGCGactagttgtgtgtgtgtgtgtgtttaatttttgtagaGTAGAGTGCATACACTAACTTAAGTTTATGAAACTAGAGAGTAGGTTAGAGTTAGAGAAAGATAGAGAGCACAACTTCTACTTAAGTGGTTAGGTATATAGTTTGGTTATGTAACGTTCTTAACTGACTGATTAGAGATCGAGATCGAGagggtggtgggtggttggttggttggtttggCGAAGGAAAAACATGCACTTGATTTAGCGGCAAAGCGCAGCCAATTTGTAACTTTGGCATCGTTCAAATTGCATCCAATCTGTTTAACTGTTTCTGATTAGCTAAGTAACTGTTTACCGTTCGTTTTATAACATTTCACCAACTGCTGTCGCTGCAAAGTGTTTGTCGCTTTTCGTTTTTCTGGGTGGTTTCTGTGTTGGTTTTCTGTTAAGTGTGTTTGGATGCGCTTACCTTGATCGTATCACCCTCTTGGAACGGCAGCTCTTCATCGCAGCCATCCGGATTGGGACTCATTGTGGATGGATCATAGTCAAACATGGCCACAAAGTAACGTGGCTTCTTCTGTGcgccttgttgttgctgttgctgctgttgttgctgttgctgctgctgtgtcatttgaccttgctgctgctgttgaccgGGCAACATGTGaccctgttgctgctgctgcatctgctgctgttgttgttgctgctgctgcagttggccGCGTGGTCCCGGCATTTGACCCTGCATTTGTCCTTGCACTTGTCCCTGCATTTGTCCTTGCATCTGGCCCTGCATTTGGGCTGGCACTGGACCTCGAAAACGTGGACCCTGCGCTCCAtacggctgctgttgttgctgctgttgctgtcccGGCACGGGTGGTCGACCCGGCACCATGCCACGCTGCGTGGCGCCCGGCTGATTATAGCCCTGATTATGAGTTGAAGGACGAACGATCGCACGCACGCGCAggaatttgaattaatttaaatgaatttaagttaaaattttgttagcttttcaTACTTTGACAGTGgcgcaatttgcttaatttgtacGCAAGTTTTTCATTCACATTGTCTATAGAGCGttaatatagtatatatgcaattatatgtatatatatatgtgtgtgtgttaaaaataCGAGTACGAGTTATGTAAAGGAGCTAAATAGAAAGTAGCTGTTGGAAATCAAAAGACTATGGCTGATAGGTCAAAGGCAAGTACGAAGCTAAGTATTTGGAGTATATGTATAGTATTTTGGATAAGCGCTAGTTTATacttgtatatgtgtatgtacgtatgtatgtatgtatgtttgtacatGGCCGCTAACATGAACTGCTTTTATACactagtattattattattagttattatACTTACATAGAGGCATATACATATTCACAGTTATCGTGGTTTGAATTTGAGTTTGTCATTTTGCTTACTAAACCTAAACTAGCGTTTGCTTCACTTTGCCTAAAACAACATGCAATCGACtcgacgtatacgcaatgttacGATACCCCTTTACTTAATTGTATAGCAAAGTACATACTTAAGATAcgatataattattaaaaataaataaattgaagcgcTGCAACTAAAGTTGAACTAAAGAAGCTTTATACTTAAGCATTATATGTCAGGCTAACGTTAAGAGAGCGCATAAactacttttatatataagttataaTTCAAATGTATATAAGTAAGCTTAAACGAACACGTGTGTTTATAATTCTAGGCACTTAACTTAAAcgtttaagtgtgtgtgtggtgtgtgtgtgtgttagtgtttagttgtatgtgtgtagtaTACGAATGCGTAGGTGAGAGATGTTGTTGAGTATCACTTACATTCTGCTGCACTTGAGTCTGTGTGGGTTTCGAGAAGAGGCCTCCGAGCAGGCCACCTAACAAACCAGAGCTTCCGTCGGCCTGtatcagtttcagtttcaaatcgttgtttgttttgcatttggtaTTTCAGTATTGGTTTcatataatgaaaatgaatatgtaacttgttttgtttaaaattgttcGGTAGTAGTTATCCTTAGTTAGCCGTTatacttaaattcaattaatctCATTAACTcaaatcatttgcattttcatcTCATTTTGCATTAAGTCTCTAACGTAATTTAGTACATGCtaagtataagtataattattttaagtttaagtaaataaaagacaagcaaaaatttgcatacatttgaaTAGTAAACAAAGAATAactttacatacatacaaactagtttaattatcataattgcatcttcattttttttattttgggtttCAGGGCTCATATCAATTGCTTTTGGGTTCTTATAGTTATATAATCGTAACTCTGGCAgttcttatttttttcattaattttgtgtgtgaATTTCTTTGTGCgattgtatataatatatttagtgtatgtatataatgtgTTTACTTTGCAAAAGAAAGTAGAGAGGAGTTTTTATAGAGCGGCAATTCATAAAAGAAACTTTGTAGAGTTTGGAACAGATAAAAggttagttttgtttaatgttaAGAAATGATAAGTAGTAGTTTGGGTTTTGCCATTCCATCGTAGATGGTGCGAttgctatacatatatacaaatcataatggtatatgtatatatataatagtgTGTTATATAATTTCGAAAACTTAGGCCAATTggaaaacataaacaaacaaacacaaaaggcAATGGAACGCAGTAGATATTTACATTCTGTTAAGGctcggcaacggcaacaactgTTAGAGGATGCCTGGCAAATGCACTAAACACACTAACCTGATGTCCTGGCTGGTTGGGACCGGGCTGTTGGCCCGGCTGCATgccctgctgctgttgcatttgattGGGATCGTATTGCGATTGATCTTGTCCCATCATATGCTGCCCATGCTGCTGGCCCTGCATGccctgcatttgcatttgctgctgctggttgttggGCATGCCGTGCGGTccctgctgctgcatttgctgacCCATGCCCACCATCTGATTTGGTCCCCGGCGAGCGACAGCATTGCGCACGGTGTCTGCTCAAGCAGAAATTGATAAATGTCGAGTcttgttgttgatttgcttATTGATTAATTGCTACTCACTTGGTATCAATATGGGCGCGCTGTCCGCCGACTGTGAATCGCGTGATTTGGTGCGTATGGTGACGGCGCGAGGATTGAAGACGCCCAGCTTGCCAATGTCGATGAGTGCATGATCGCCGGTGGGCGAATTAATGTCGGTTACCTTTTTACCATCGGCGTACACAGCATAGCCGGTTACAGGCCCCGTTGCGGTGGGTCTGTTAACCGGCTGCCATGTCACCAGAATGGTACCATCTTGAGGGCCAGCCTCAAGCTGGATCTCCTGCGGCGGATCGGGCAGACCCTTGGTCAGTGTGCGGAAATCGGCATAAGCGCCAGGCGCCTCCTCCTGCCCCGGCCTGCCCGGCGTCTGCGGCGTATGCTGGCCGACCGCGCGCAAATGCTTGGCGCGCACAGTCACCCGATATTGAGTGCTGGGCGCGAGACCTGTAATCGTATGCCTATACATGCCCGGCTTGACGGTGCGCACCTCCACATTATTCACACACACCACATGCTGGTGGTTGGAGTTGGCCGGCAGCCATGAGATGACCGCCGAGGAACACGTTATGTGCGAGGCGCGCACCGCTGAGGGCCCCAAATGCGAGGTGTCTCGCCCGATGATCATGGTGCAGGCGGCGTCCCTAGAAGTCTGACGAGTCTGTGTAACGCTGCGCACGCTAATGCGATGCGGCTAAAAAGAGAAAACGAGAGATTAGTGAGCTTGGATGCTTGGATTTGATTGCTCTGCTTACCCGCGTGGAGTCGACGCCCTCGATCAGAGCGCGTGTGCGTTCGTTGGCCTTCACAGTGACCTTGAGCACGCCATCCACATAGACATGATAGCTGTCGATGAGATTATAGCCCACGGGCTCTGGCGGTGACCAGCCAATGAGCACGCTCTTGTTCAGCTGACGTTCCAGCGTCAAGTGCTTAGGAGCTGGAActaagcaacaagcaaagcattaGTTAGTATAAGTAATATATAGCGAGGCGTGCTCTAACTCTAGCTCTAGTTGCAGTGCATTAACTACTTAGAATCTCAACTCATGCTCacgtttgccatttgtttgtcATGCATTTGTAATATGgccacaaaaatcaaaatattaaacaattcaatatacaaatatatggcTGCTTATGTGCTAGTTACCATTGTCGCTAATATCATCCTGATCGTGCTCCAGATCGGTGTGCGTCTCACTCAAACGTGCCAGATCctcgtgcgtgtgtgtgagcaatgGGTTGTGCGGCGGCAAGGAAGGCAGCGACGTTGTGTCGCACTGCATGGAACCATCTTCGGCGTCCCGCAAGGTCGAAAGCACCGCTTGATGGAATTCCAGCAGATCATCgcctgcaaaagcaaacaaattagcacaagcgctcaaatgtatgctatGCTAAAGTGTACTTACCCACAAGTCGCTGCACAAAGGAAGCGGGCACCAGGCCGCGTCGCCCGTCCAGTAGCTCCGCATCCAGATAGCCACCCTGTGGCTCGCCGCTGGTCCACACCAGCAAATAGTCGCCGGCACACAGCGACAGCTCACCCTCAGCCTctctgcaagcaaaacaatatattttgcattcatttaGTATATATTAATGGTACTTACTCTGGCGGATCGTAGGGAAAACGTGCTATGAACACGCAGCAGCGTCCTTTGCCTGGTATATCCAACATGTCCACCTGCGGTTCGCTGGCGCCATTCAGGCCATGATTGCGTGCTGCAAGTGCCACAAAATctttgaaaattatgcaaaagttcTTTACCCCAACACTGCTTACTATCCAATTCGAGTGCGCCCAGCGCTAAGCCGCTGCGATTGTGCATCATGGCAGCGCCAAGGCCATCGGTGAACTCGTCCAGACCCCAGCTGCTGTGCTGCATCGGAATGGGTGAGCAGGGCGAGCTGCGATTGCCGTAACGTGCCAGTGGTATATCAATCTCGTCCAGCATCTTCATCTTC encodes:
- the LOC108603684 gene encoding RIMS-binding protein 2 isoform X3, whose protein sequence is MPYESMHHHQSAAAAVAAGVAPNSMLDSLSLQLRDAEMRRTEIERAHQETLAQIRNLSQSARPDTEAVENLQSRARELEKKVALENVHCEELQIELTAALKAKANRSAGSNMGHIPNATSAISSASAASAASAAALAASMGASIPTSASSSTVTWAPTISQQDQGTEIDIIMAKIEQDNRVLAELEQPRTSASASMSQLPHSSMMSQNSEFRSISKSELEDELNRYKRAVLGGASGGGVSALSSGYSSLPHSLASTLANGASNSLSGTSVCSQSAAAAAHAAAIAGAGGGGLSSISTLMPNSISGISSSLSSHAIQSLNAAGYGGGGGGMGQSSVEKLLSGTSGMSGIPPLPSTTMPLLSLNSHNLPPGGSTSYSALGLSGGGGVGVGSSLGHPTMGNMNMLDTSALLGLGPAGAGITGATSLYGLSAGAAGALGSSYGPPFMDAASSASYPFTSAALRQASKMKMLDEIDIPLARYGNRSSPCSPIPMQHSSWGLDEFTDGLGAAMMHNRSGLALGALELDNFVALAARNHGLNGASEPQVDMLDIPGKGRCCVFIARFPYDPPEEAEGELSLCAGDYLLVWTSGEPQGGYLDAELLDGRRGLVPASFVQRLVGDDLLEFHQAVLSTLRDAEDGSMQCDTTSLPSLPPHNPLLTHTHEDLARLSETHTDLEHDQDDISDNVPAPKHLTLERQLNKSVLIGWSPPEPVGYNLIDSYHVYVDGVLKVTVKANERTRALIEGVDSTRPHRISVRSVTQTRQTSRDAACTMIIGRDTSHLGPSAVRASHITCSSAVISWLPANSNHQHVVCVNNVEVRTVKPGMYRHTITGLAPSTQYRVTVRAKHLRAVGQHTPQTPGRPGQEEAPGAYADFRTLTKGLPDPPQEIQLEAGPQDGTILVTWQPVNRPTATGPVTGYAVYADGKKVTDINSPTGDHALIDIGKLGVFNPRAVTIRTKSRDSQSADSAPILIPNTVRNAVARRGPNQMVGMGQQMQQQGPHGMPNNQQQQMQMQGMQGQQHGQHMMGQDQSQYDPNQMQQQQGMQPGQQPGPNQPGHQADGSSGLLGGLLGGLFSKPTQTQVQQNGYNQPGATQRGMVPGRPPVPGQQQQQQQQPYGAQGPRFRGPVPAQMQGQMQGQMQGQVQGQMQGQMPGPRGQLQQQQQQQQQMQQQQQGHMLPGQQQQQGQMTQQQQQQQQQQQQQQGAQKKPRYFVAMFDYDPSTMSPNPDGCDEELPFQEGDTIKVFGDKDADGFYWGELRGRRGYVPHNMVSEVEDTAAQITGGGQMGAQTGGTAQVMPGQGAPQQSMRNVSRDRWGDIYANMPVKRMIALYDYDPQELSPNVDAELALQQVELCFKTGEIILVYGDMDEDGFYMGELDGVRGLVPSNFLADAPDQYNNQAAGGVAGRGGATQRGRGQGPGARGPPPPPRDNMMPGGAGQRGAVGKNARPASPTLLDNTGHPAPDHQTQMIGRVGNMGQQQQLQQQQQQYGQQQTQMGQQQQNNMGMGQQGMMGMGQQSMGGMMGQTPQQQQQQQQQMGMGGMGQMGQMGQMGMGQQQQVPVTTQAPTGGLFSGATSLLSGATSAATGGLFGSKQPPKTDPMQPPGGVQPTQQQANAYGAPQMQQTGMQQPGMQQPGMQQPGMQQQQQQPGMQQPGMQQPGMQQQQQVPPQAQPPPQGPGAGLLGGLKGIAAAAPGGDVLSKGKDLFGKFGFGFGK
- the LOC108603684 gene encoding RIMS-binding protein 2 isoform X6, with product MPYESMHHHQSAAAAVAAGVAPNSMLDSLSLQLRDAEMRRTEIERAHQETLAQIRNLSQSARPDTEAVENLQSRARELEKKVALENVHCEELQIELTAALKAKANRSAGSNMGHIPNATSAISSASAASAASAAALAASMGASIPTSASSSTVTWAPTISQQDQGTEIDIIMAKIEQDNRVLAELEQPRTSASASMSQLPHSSMMSQNSEFRSISKSELEDELNRYKRAVLGGASGGGVSALSSGYSSLPHSLASTLANGASNSLSGTSVCSQSAAAAAHAAAIAGAGGGGLSSISTLMPNSISGISSSLSSHAIQSLNAAGYGGGGGGMGQSSVEKLLSGTSGMSGIPPLPSTTMPLLSLNSHNLPPGGSTSYSALGLSGGGGVGVGSSLGHPTMGNMNMLDTSALLGLGPAGAGITGATSLYGLSAGAAGALGSSYGPPFMDAASSASYPFTSAALRQASKMKMLDEIDIPLARYGNRSSPCSPIPMQHSSWGLDEFTDGLGAAMMHNRSGLALGALELDTRNHGLNGASEPQVDMLDIPGKGRCCVFIARFPYDPPEEAEGELSLCAGDYLLVWTSGEPQGGYLDAELLDGRRGLVPASFVQRLVGDDLLEFHQAVLSTLRDAEDGSMQCDTTSLPSLPPHNPLLTHTHEDLARLSETHTDLEHDQDDISDNAPKHLTLERQLNKSVLIGWSPPEPVGYNLIDSYHVYVDGVLKVTVKANERTRALIEGVDSTRPHRISVRSVTQTRQTSRDAACTMIIGRDTSHLGPSAVRASHITCSSAVISWLPANSNHQHVVCVNNVEVRTVKPGMYRHTITGLAPSTQYRVTVRAKHLRAVGQHTPQTPGRPGQEEAPGAYADFRTLTKGLPDPPQEIQLEAGPQDGTILVTWQPVNRPTATGPVTGYAVYADGKKVTDINSPTGDHALIDIGKLGVFNPRAVTIRTKSRDSQSADSAPILIPNTVRNAVARRGPNQMVGMGQQMQQQGPHGMPNNQQQQMQMQGMQGQQHGQHMMGQDQSQYDPNQMQQQQGMQPGQQPGPNQPGHQADGSSGLLGGLLGGLFSKPTQTQVQQNGYNQPGATQRGMVPGRPPVPGQQQQQQQQPYGAQGPRFRGPVPAQMQGQMQGQMQGQVQGQMQGQMPGPRGQLQQQQQQQQQMQQQQQGHMLPGQQQQQGQMTQQQQQQQQQQQQQQGAQKKPRYFVAMFDYDPSTMSPNPDGCDEELPFQEGDTIKVFGDKDADGFYWGELRGRRGYVPHNMVSEVEDTAAQITGGGQMGAQTGGTAQVMPGQGAPQQSMRNVSRDRWGDIYANMPVKRMIALYDYDPQELSPNVDAEQVELCFKTGEIILVYGDMDEDGFYMGELDGVRGLVPSNFLADAPDQYNNQAAGGVAGRGGATQRGRGQGPGARGPPPPPRDNMMPGGAGQRGAVGKNARPASPTLLDNTGHPAPDHQTQMIGRVGNMGQQQQLQQQQQQYGQQQTQMGQQQQNNMGMGQQGMMGMGQQSMGGMMGQTPQQQQQQQQQMGMGGMGQMGQMGQMGMGQQQQVPVTTQAPTGGLFSGATSLLSGATSAATGGLFGSKQPPKTDPMQPPGGVQPTQQQANAYGAPQMQQTGMQQPGMQQPGMQQPGMQQQQQQPGMQQPGMQQPGMQQQQQVPPQAQPPPQGPGAGLLGGLKGIAAAAPGGDVLSKGKDLFGKFGFGFGK